The following proteins are encoded in a genomic region of bacterium:
- a CDS encoding exopolyphosphatase yields MLFAAIDIGSNAIRLLFENVYTDTDTPVFKKLSLTRVPIRLGEDAFPTGRISLDKSLAVIKAMIAFKHLIEIHQPVDYLAYATSAMRNASNAAQIIEEIHRQTGIEVEIIDGQREAEIIYSTHIAEEMRHDSSYLYIEVGGGSTEVSLFDRGANVFSRSFPVGTVRMLHGLVGEAQWSEMKDWLRVNTLGHTPMAGIGTGGNINTILKILRKKEDRPMPIRKLREMRDYLASYSLEDRIKVLGLRPDRADVIVQATDIYLNVMKWCRIDHLIVPKIGVADGIIHLLYERYATGGRSRILSAG; encoded by the coding sequence GTGCTCTTCGCAGCGATAGATATCGGCTCCAACGCGATCAGACTGCTTTTCGAGAACGTTTACACGGACACCGACACACCGGTCTTCAAGAAGCTCTCCCTCACCCGGGTGCCCATACGCCTGGGCGAGGACGCTTTCCCCACGGGGCGGATTTCACTCGACAAGTCGCTGGCCGTAATCAAGGCCATGATCGCCTTCAAGCACCTGATCGAAATCCACCAGCCGGTGGATTACCTGGCCTATGCCACCTCGGCCATGCGCAACGCCTCGAACGCCGCCCAGATCATCGAGGAAATTCACCGTCAGACCGGCATCGAGGTGGAGATAATCGACGGGCAGCGGGAGGCGGAGATAATATACTCCACGCATATCGCCGAGGAGATGCGCCACGACAGCTCGTACCTCTACATCGAGGTGGGCGGCGGCAGCACCGAGGTGAGCCTGTTCGACCGCGGGGCCAACGTTTTCTCGCGCTCGTTCCCGGTGGGCACGGTGCGGATGCTGCACGGCCTGGTGGGGGAGGCGCAGTGGAGCGAGATGAAAGACTGGCTGCGGGTCAACACGCTGGGCCACACGCCCATGGCCGGGATCGGCACCGGCGGCAACATCAACACCATCCTCAAGATACTGCGCAAAAAAGAGGACCGTCCGATGCCCATCCGCAAGTTGCGCGAGATGCGCGACTATCTGGCCTCCTACAGCCTGGAGGACCGGATCAAGGTCCTGGGCCTCAGGCCCGACCGGGCGGATGTGATCGTGCAGGCCACGGACATCTACCTGAACGTGATGAAATGGTGCCGGATCGACCACCTGATCGTGCCCAAGATCGGGGTGGCGGACGGGATCATCCACCTTCTCTACGAGCGGTACGCGACCGGCGGCCGCAGCCGTATCCTCTCCGCCGGTTGA
- a CDS encoding CHAD domain-containing protein, with product MFRKKILTYLEKRLKGIRDNYARARESVDAEAVHDLRVHLKRTRALFALTEALDPNFHARREFRPFRALARATRRLRDIQVQLDLFDHSTRRLKQKPETFRVFLEHLEARLKRDFLASCAPEPPEALGTAAGRLQQALAALSAEASLPRAEARYHQLKGEFLDLACRADENDSVLHELRTRAKQTHYTWEITRACFGRLGGERLFVGRVKRLHGLLGDWHDREVAFEHLERHLCRGGAHSLDRSLGTLAETFRRDKERLASRCRTEIARLRAMLAPQTAAEPSTAAAQTEPAPTTPEVTT from the coding sequence GTGTTCCGTAAAAAAATCCTGACCTATCTGGAAAAGCGCCTGAAAGGCATCCGGGACAACTATGCCCGGGCGCGCGAGAGTGTGGACGCGGAGGCCGTGCACGACCTGCGCGTCCACCTGAAACGCACGCGGGCGCTGTTCGCCCTGACCGAGGCCCTGGACCCGAATTTCCACGCCCGGCGCGAGTTCCGTCCTTTCCGCGCCCTGGCCCGCGCCACCCGGCGTCTGCGCGACATCCAGGTGCAGCTCGATCTGTTCGACCACTCCACCCGGCGGCTGAAACAGAAACCGGAAACGTTCCGCGTGTTTCTGGAGCACCTCGAGGCGCGGCTGAAACGGGATTTCCTCGCCTCATGCGCCCCGGAGCCGCCCGAGGCCCTGGGCACGGCGGCCGGCCGTCTCCAGCAGGCCCTGGCCGCCCTGAGCGCCGAGGCCAGCCTCCCCCGGGCCGAGGCCCGTTACCACCAGCTCAAGGGCGAGTTCCTCGACCTGGCCTGCCGCGCGGATGAGAATGACTCCGTGCTGCACGAGCTGCGCACCCGGGCCAAGCAGACCCATTACACCTGGGAGATCACCCGGGCCTGTTTCGGACGGCTGGGCGGCGAGAGGCTGTTTGTCGGGCGGGTCAAGCGCCTGCACGGCCTGCTGGGCGACTGGCACGACCGCGAGGTGGCATTCGAGCACCTGGAGCGCCACCTTTGCCGCGGCGGCGCCCACAGCCTCGACCGCAGCCTGGGCACCCTGGCCGAGACCTTCCGCCGCGACAAGGAGCGCCTGGCGTCGCGCTGCCGGACCGAGATCGCGCGCCTGAGGGCCATGCTCGCCCCGCAGACCGCAGCCGAGCCCTCCACCGCTGCGGCTCAGACGGAACCTGCGCCCACCACGCCCGAAGTAACAACCTGA